Within Myotis daubentonii chromosome 13, mMyoDau2.1, whole genome shotgun sequence, the genomic segment AGGCTGGCACAGTGCCGGGTCCGTCCTGAAGGTCCCTCCACCACGTGGGCAGAGTGATGCTCTGGCAGGAACCAAGGGAAAGCGACAGCTGTCCACTCAGCTGGACATGGGTGGTTTCgttaggaagagggagaggcaaAGGCCCTCCTCTTAGCACCCAGAGTTCTCCAAGCATCAGATCTGATCCTTCGCACTGGATGGCTCTGAGGGGAAGAACAgagtccctggtggtcagagtggtgGCCTAACACTGGAGAGCCAGCGGCCCTAGAAATGCTAGGGGGTTGGTTCTGTAAAAACAACAGCCAGGGCCACCCTACAGCGGGCTGAGGCTCGGAGGAGCCCACGTTACATGCCAGCCTATGGATTCTGCAGGCGGGGAAGGGCTCGGCACGCTCGCTGTCTCCCACCAATAACACTATTTCTTAACGCAGGTTTGTGCAGCTGGCGCCCCAGTACTACTTCAGCAACCTGCCCCCCAGCGAGAGCAAGGACATCCTGCAGCAAGCCATGGACCgcctggcccccgcccccgccccgagaGGGGAGCAGACGCCCTGCGAGAAGTGCCCTGAAACTACTGAACAAAGGTGCGCCCTGCAGTGACGCCCCAGAAGCTCCGAGAGCGCCGCGCCCTGAACGCCCAGTCGGCCTGCGGGGCCGGCGCCGGCCAGTGACTCATGGGAGGACAGCCTCTGAGCCGCACAGGAGTCTTGAAACAAACTCATACtttgtatattatttaaaaataaaacatagacgTTTTTATTGAGTTCTTTCAATAACTGCTCCACGTTTTTCTTCTTATGGGGAAGGTTTTTAATCAAACGTTCATAATTTgaccaaaaattttttaaacactaTTTTGTAAATGTGTCACAGACACAGGCGACAGAACCCTACTTTGTGTAGAGAAGCTAAAGCTAAATAAAGTCTCGAGTTTTTCAGTAAAACTCCACTGGGTTTTCTGGTGATTTTCCAAACACCGCACGCCCTCTCGGCGGGAAGCGGCTAGACAGCCAGGTGCTCCTCCAGCGCCGCCATGATCTCGCCCATCCGGTCACACGGGACCAGCATGACGGTGCGCAGCGGCTTCATCGGGACGTCGTCGAAGGCCCACCTGCCGCCCAGACACGAGTCGCTCTCCTCCTGCACTGAGTAGCTGAACGTCAGGACGGCCTTCTGCACCACAAACACGTGAATAAGCAACACGCACTCCACCGGAGCAAGTGCCGTTTGGCGTTTCCATAGGAACGGGCTGAAGGAGCCCGAAGGGACACTTGGCAGAAGGCACCTCCAGGAGGTGAGCCAGCAGCCGGTGACACGGAGCTACCGCCCACTTACACTGTCTACCACTCTCAAGTCACTCCTAGTCACAACCTGTGACAGAGGGACAGTGACAGGCACAACACTGGACTTCTAACAAGAAGACCCTGCAAATGCAGGCCTTCCCACcgccccagctcctcctctgcaGAGCTGCTGTGGACGAAGGGAAGCTTGCAGAACCAGCCGTGTTCAAACCCACACGCACCCTGAGATGCAGGGCGTAGCCTCAAAATTTCATTCCCACTGTCTCCTTCCTGAAAAGGCCCAGCGCTGCCAGTCTTGACTGGGAGTCTCCAGAGAAATACGCGGCGGCGGCCACCCCAGGAGAGGGCCCTCCTCGGAGGCTCACTTCTGGGGAGGGCTGCACGGGGAGGGTATTCTCTCTCTGGCTGGCCATCGCGCACCAGCTACCTTTACAGGAAAGAAAGTGCCAGAAACCCACTAACGGGATGACATCCAGGACGAGGGGCAGAGCGGCCCGGGAGCCAGACGGGAGGGCAGGGGTCCACCCGACGGGCTGGGACCTCAGCTGATGGCTGTCCCTCAGACTCAATGTCCACCTTGAACCCAGACTCATCCTTCCTCCTGGAGGGGTTGGGAGCCGCAGCTCTCGCAGCACAGCATCAGCCTGATCACTACCAGCAGGTTCATGATCGTCTCCTCCCACACTCGTCACCAACAGTGGGGTTGGGGCGGTGATGACCTGTGAGAACCTAGTGCGCGCCAGGCACTGTGAGCTGCTAGCAGCTGGGGACAAGGAGGAAAACCGAGCGGCCACACTCGAAAGACTGATACAAAATGGGAGAGTCCTGACTTCTTGTCAAGAAAATCCCTATATACCAGGGAACCTTGGTTCTCGAACTTCATTCGTTCCGGAAGGCTGTTCAAGAAGCAACTTGTTTGAAAACCAAATCAGCaaaagtaaacataaaaatattcccagcacaacttcctgagatgttaacaaggTGAGGTTTAGCAGTAAACTGACTCGCTCACTCTCTCGTCACCTGAGAGACATACAACTGGTCACATCAGCATGGAAGGGCTGCTGGTTGAGAACCGAAATTTTGTTCAATAACCGAGACATTTTTATGTGAACAATTTGAGAACCGAATTGAGAACCGGAGGTTCCAGCTAAACAAATACATGGAACAAGACCGTCTTACCTCGtagaaaaattcttcctctgcgTTCGCAAACATTAGCTCATCGTTCTTTTGGCTGCTCTGCTGCTTTTTGGAATTGCCTTTTCCTGCTTCCGCAAACGTCTTGCTGATCAGAAGGTAGAAGTGACACTTCCCACACGGCTTGTTGGTCTTGTGTGCCTCCGCCAGTTCCTTCCTACAAGACACACACAGGTCTGCTGCCGGCCGGTGACACCAGCCCGGCCACACCCAGgccctgggaaggcagggaggccggGCAGGGCTCCTGCTGGGACTCGGCTCCCTGCGCAGACGCAGGTCTGACACTTGCCCAGCAGTGAGCTTCAGCTCTGCCGTCTGCACTTCCCGTTGTTCTAACAGGGCTTTTCCTAAAGAACAGGGTGACGGACCTCAGATTCCTCagcatccctgctctgtgcacaagTTAACACTAAGAACCTGGAGATTTAAAGCAGCAAACATGGAATTGAAACACACAAAGGCACACGGCCACGCCCAATGCCATGGGAGCACGTGACTGCTCCAGTCTCCAACGCGAGTCCAGGACTCATTTCTCCCGCGCTGCCCAAAGCACACAGCAAAGCGCAGACACCCTCACTCTGCAGTCAGCGCAACAGCAAGGAAGCCTCCATTTCCTTCCTGAAAAGCAGGCATCATCCTGGGCATCCAGCAAACAAAACGTAAGGAAACGCGGAACAGCCCACTCAGCCTTTATACGGGATCAGAAGGCGGCCACCCCCAGGAAATCAGATAAGCTTGAGCTCAGCTGATCAGGAAAAGACAACACAAaccgccgaaaccggtgtggctcagtggatagagcgttggcctgcggactgaaaggtcccaggttcgattccggtcaagggcatgtacctgggttgcgggcacatccccagtaggagatgtgcaggaggcagctgatcgatgtttctaactctctatctctctcccttcctctctgtaaaaaaatcaatatattataaaaaaaaaaaaagacaacacaaacaaaacccactaggagctgggggggggggggggcgagtaaTCCATAAAGGAAAATGGGGGAAGTTTCCAGCCTCCAGTTACATTCGCACATTCCCACTAAGGAAGCCAGGAGTGCTGAGACCTCGGGAAcacggggctgggagggcagggcgcCTGTCCGCGTTCTCGTCCTCCTCTATTAAAGCACAGGCAATACCGATTCTTAGCTCCTCTTACCTGTAAGATGTTCTTGTAAACTTAAAACTgcgtttaaaaacaaaaccctgagAAGCCAGAAATATGGTATGAAGACTATGGTTTCCTTAGTCATAGAACATTCCAATGAAATTTAGAAATTTTACTCAGTTTTTGTTACTGTTGTAATTATTCAGTATTTTTCATGTTAATCTACCAGGGAAGGTGAAAAACTGGTCAAATAGGAGTGAAAAGTCTACATGAGACTCACCTactttaataccactgaactctTTAAGGTTACGGACTCGTCAGAATAGCTTTAGTGATTGAAACTGAAAAGCCGATAGTGAGGACTGTGTGCAGCTCGCGGACAAgtgccccccgcccaccccccgccgcccagCCCGGGGCGggattcacccccccccccccgcccccagtcccGTGTCTGACCCCGGGAAGCCTGCCGGCGGGCGCTTACTGGAGCTGCCGGTGCATGGGCAGCGCGATCTGCGCGGGCACGTTGATGAACCGCTCGCTCAGGAGCAGGCCCACGGGCCGGGCGGGGTCATTGAAGAGCTTGTCCAGCTGCTCCACCACGCTCTTCTCACAGCTCTTCGCGCAGCCGCTCAGGGTCAGCTCCTTAATCTGCTCCGCACACTGGGTCCCCTGGAAGCAGAGAGCGGGCCTCACTCAGGCCACCGCTTCCGGCAGAACCTGACTGAGCACCAGCTCCTCACAGGGAGGCAGCTGTCACAGCCTCTAGAGCAGCCGTCCTCAGTGCTGACTGCTGTGTGCCTCTCAGGGTAACTCTGCCTGGAAGGAACCACCACCCATGACCGTGGTGAGAGGGCCTGGAGGAGCTAGTCCACCTCGGGGATGGCGGAGGGCACTGCAAGCCCATGGAACACCGGAGTGCACCTGCGCCTTGTGAGGAGGGGAGGCAGCTGGTTTTTACTTTCCACTGGAATCGTCAGTGAGTAGGAAAGAGCGATGAGCGCAAACCCCGTGACCGTCAGTGTCAGTAGCACCCTCCCCTTCAGGGAGCAGCACAGCCCATCACAGAGCAGCTGCAGGGGCAGCTCCAGCCGCCTGTCAACCCGGCCAGGCGGGAGGGAGGACTTGAACTGGGAACACACCAGTCAAGACAAAACACCTCCACGCGGCCGGAGTGGCTCGGGGCTTGaatgtcgacccaggaaccaggaggtcacggtttgattcctggtcagggcacatgcccaggtggtgggctcgatccccagtgtggggcctgcaggaggcagccgatccatgattctctctcattattgatgtttcgatctctccctctccctacttctctgaataaaaatatattttttaaaaaacacaaaaaaataccTTCACTTGAAAACAGGTTACGGTGAGACTTCACAAGTGCACATGCCCTCACAACAACCGTCACCGCCTGACAGAAACACTTCACGTGTGTCACACAAGCCGTCTGGCCTAAGGGTGACCACACAGGCGCCCCCAAGGGACCCACCTTTCGTTCAGTTAAATTGAGAAGACTAATGAAACCAAAAATCTCATCTTCGTCCACATCGTCATCACTATCTTCTGAAACATCCGTTtgctattttgaaaagaaaaggagTTTTAATTTACACTTGGTTGGGAAGAAATAGGATACCAAGCCTGAAATCTAGGCCCCATTACTCTGTTTAAACACAAACTGTTTTATCACTGTCACCCAGAAAAGCATCCTGGGTAACGGCGGAGTGGCCCCGTGCGCAGCCCTGTGCCTCCCTTGATTACGTGCCTTTCTTCACATTCTGCGTGACCTCTCCTGCCCTAACTTACAAGAGTTTTCTTTACTAGATTCTCAACATGTTACAAGTCCAGAACAGCTAAGGCCTCATGAAATAAACTGATCAGTCCGTTTTCTGAACGATTTGGCAGGAGCTGGCCCTGCTCGTCTCTCCGTGGGTCCACACGCCTCACCAAGTCCTGTGCTGCGAGCGCGGGCCAGCCCTGGCTCCTAAGGTGACTGATGCCCGAGGGCCGCCTGTTCTCAGGCAGAGACAAAGAGGCGAGAACGAACATGGCAAATCCAGAAAACAGCTAGGGATGAAGAGCTTGGCTCCCACGGAACCTCCTGGCTGAGCTCCACGACAGGTTACTCTCCAGGGCCGGCCTGCTCACCGGGTCCAGCCTGGAGCGTCCCGGCAGGAAATGCAGTCGAACAGTGAGCTGGGCAAAGGGCAGGGAACAGGACCACACCACCTGACAGCTCCACACGGAGCGCCGGCCACGGGCCACGGGCCACAGCTCTAACACCTTACACTCAGCTACTCGCTCCGTCCACCTCCCGCGCTACGAGGGGCGCACGCACCACCCGTGTGCAGACTGACAGCGGCATGGAAGGTCTCGTAAGCCTGGGCCTTGCAGAGGGCCACAAGGACATCGCCCATCCCTCCCCGTCTGACAGTGACCCAGACACTCCTCCCAGCAAGAGGGGgggttgccaaaaccggtttggctcagtggctagagcatcggcctgcggactgaaaggtcccaggttcgattccggtcaagggcatgtacctgggttgcgggcacatccccagtaggagatatgcaggaggcggctgatcgatgtttctctctcatcgatgtttctaactctatctctctcccttcctctctgtaaaaagtcaataaaatatattaaaaaaaaaaaagaggcggGGGTCTCTGCGCCCTCCCCTGGGACCCATGTGGGGTTTCCTATTACTGAAAACGCCCAAGTCTCCAGATGCTGCTCAACAGCTCATTTGCATTATTACAGGCAAATCAAACTCGAAATGTACAAGTCCAAACGCGGGTTCCCCTCCTAACCTATCGTCCTCCATGTCGCTG encodes:
- the BCCIP gene encoding BRCA2 and CDKN1A-interacting protein isoform X1 — translated: MASRPKRRAVDGGTPQMLGDPVPCHEEEEDEEVEDQDDDDEDSDEEEDEDDEVVDEEVNVDFEAYSISDNDYDGIKKLLQQLFLKAPVNTAELTNLLIQQNHIGSVIKQTDVSEDSDDDVDEDEIFGFISLLNLTERKGTQCAEQIKELTLSGCAKSCEKSVVEQLDKLFNDPARPVGLLLSERFINVPAQIALPMHRQLQKELAEAHKTNKPCGKCHFYLLISKTFAEAGKGNSKKQQSSQKNDELMFANAEEEFFYEKAVLTFSYSVQEESDSCLGGRWAFDDVPMKPLRTVMLVPCDRMGEIMAALEEHLAV
- the BCCIP gene encoding BRCA2 and CDKN1A-interacting protein isoform X2; this translates as MASRPKRRAVDGGTPQMLGDPVPCHEEEEDEEVEDQDDDDEDSDEEEDEDDEVVDEEVNVDFEAYSISDNDYDGIKKLLQQLFLKAPVNTAELTNLLIQQNHIGSVIKQTDVSEDSDDDVDEDEIFGFISLLNLTERKGTQCAEQIKELTLSGCAKSCEKSVVEQLDKLFNDPARPVGLLLSERFINVPAQIALPMHRQLQKELAEAHKTNKPCGKCHFYLLISKTFAEAGKGNSKKQQSSQKNDELMFANAEEEFFYEAVLTFSYSVQEESDSCLGGRWAFDDVPMKPLRTVMLVPCDRMGEIMAALEEHLAV
- the BCCIP gene encoding BRCA2 and CDKN1A-interacting protein isoform X3, with amino-acid sequence MASRPKRRAVDGGTPQMLGDPVPCHEEEEDEEVEDQDDDDEDSDEEEDEDDEVVDEEVNVDFEAYSISDNDYDGIKKLLQQLFLKAPVNTAELTNLLIQQNHIGSVIKQTDVSEDSDDDVDEDEIFGFISLLNLTERKGTQCAEQIKELTLSGCAKSCEKSVVEQLDKLFNDPARPVGLLLSERFINVPAQIALPMHRQLQKELAEAHKTNKPCGKCHFYLLISKTFAEAGKGNSKKQQSSQKNDELMFANAEEEFFYELLAAHSAWRALGSHRSSPPQPHCW